From Triticum aestivum cultivar Chinese Spring chromosome 4A, IWGSC CS RefSeq v2.1, whole genome shotgun sequence, a single genomic window includes:
- the LOC123082458 gene encoding uncharacterized protein yields the protein MEIESVKCECCGLREDCTQDYIASVRASFYGQWLCGLCCEAVRDEAGRKKAHPGVEEAVRAHMAFCKKFKSNPAVRVADGMRQMLRRRSGDLSKPSGSSSNKYSTAQVGDDSSVSLY from the coding sequence ATGGAGATAGAGTCGGTCAAGTGTGAGTGCTGTGGCCTGAGGGAGGACTGCACCCAGGACTACATTGCGAGCGTGAGAGCCAGCTTCTACGGCCAGTGGCTGTGCGGGCTGTGCTGCGAGGCCGTGAGGGACGAGGCCGGCAGGAAGAAGGCTCACCCCGGCGTGGAGGAGGCCGTGCGGGCGCACATGGCGTTCTGCAAGAAGTTCAAGTCCAACCCCGCCGTCCGGGTCGCCGACGGCATGCGCCAGATGCTCCGCAGGCGGTCCGGTGACTTGTCCAAGCCGTCGGGCTCCTCCTCCAACAAGTACAGCACTGCGCAGGTCGGAGATGATTCATCCGTGTCGCTATATTGA